Proteins encoded in a region of the Teredinibacter purpureus genome:
- a CDS encoding DinB family protein yields the protein MNTLLHFQLFAQYNKRMNAQIIDATSSLTHVQLRQSAGAFFDSILGTLNHVIVGDLLWLNRFSAHRDYYHVLFELSSLPMPTHLNQLLLTDRHELVVLRKKLDGMIVAWAEHNITIDDLSANFSYQSMTGINVSKNFGEVLSHFFNHQTHHRGQISTLLFQQGIDLGITDFIIDIPDM from the coding sequence ATGAATACTCTCTTACATTTTCAACTATTTGCGCAGTACAACAAACGGATGAATGCACAAATAATTGACGCAACCTCATCCCTTACTCATGTGCAGTTAAGGCAATCCGCAGGCGCTTTTTTTGACTCCATTTTAGGAACGCTCAATCACGTGATAGTGGGTGATTTGTTGTGGCTAAATCGCTTTTCAGCTCACCGTGATTACTATCACGTGTTATTCGAACTGTCCTCGCTCCCCATGCCCACACACCTAAATCAACTTCTATTAACGGATAGACATGAGCTAGTCGTCTTACGAAAAAAATTAGACGGCATGATAGTCGCTTGGGCGGAACACAACATTACTATAGATGACCTTTCAGCCAACTTTTCCTATCAAAGCATGACAGGAATAAACGTAAGCAAAAATTTCGGCGAGGTATTAAGTCATTTTTTTAACCACCAAACCCACCACAGAGGGCAGATTTCGACGCTACTGTTCCAACAGGGTATCGATTTAGGCATAACCGATTTTATAATTGATATACCCGACATGTAA
- a CDS encoding DEAD/DEAH box helicase, with the protein MSFTSLGLSEPIAKAVAEQGYETPSPVQEKAIPAVLEGRDVMAAAQTGTGKTAGFTLPILQILSKGAPARGNQVRALILTPTRELAAQVAESVETYSKHLPGLRSTVVFGGVKINPQMQKLRRGADVLVATPGRLLDLYNQNAINFKQLEVLVLDEADRMLDMGFIHDIKKILAALPAKRQNLLFSATFSDDIRNLAKGIIHNPVEFSVTPRNATATTVKQVIHPVDKKRKPALLAYLIGHNNWKQVLVFSRTKHGANKLARFLEEQGINAAAIHGNKSQGARTKALAEFKQGKVRALVATDIAARGLDIDHLPHVVNVDLPNVSEDYVHRIGRTGRAGASGEAISLVSADEFDCLAGIERLIKKLIPRELVDGFEPVHDLPESRLDTRPFKPKKPKKPTSGHRDGQRSGDVARGRRTGGGDGRSASGKPAGGGRDSRKPSGAGASAKPSGGRRSAGASKPSNNGPSGNR; encoded by the coding sequence ATGAGTTTTACGTCCCTCGGGTTATCCGAACCCATCGCTAAAGCCGTAGCCGAGCAAGGTTACGAAACACCTTCACCCGTGCAAGAGAAAGCCATTCCTGCAGTATTGGAAGGTCGCGATGTCATGGCTGCCGCACAAACTGGCACGGGAAAAACGGCAGGCTTTACTCTGCCCATTCTACAGATTCTAAGTAAAGGTGCGCCGGCTCGGGGCAATCAAGTGCGTGCGCTTATTTTAACGCCCACGCGCGAGTTGGCCGCTCAGGTTGCCGAAAGCGTTGAAACTTATAGTAAACATCTTCCTGGGTTGCGCTCTACTGTTGTATTTGGTGGCGTTAAGATTAACCCTCAAATGCAAAAGCTCCGCAGAGGCGCTGACGTGCTCGTGGCTACACCGGGCCGTTTACTCGATTTATATAATCAAAATGCCATTAATTTTAAGCAACTGGAAGTGTTGGTGTTAGATGAAGCTGACCGCATGTTGGATATGGGCTTTATCCACGACATTAAAAAAATTCTTGCAGCATTGCCAGCAAAGCGACAGAACTTATTGTTCTCGGCAACCTTTTCCGATGATATTCGTAACTTAGCGAAAGGGATTATTCATAACCCTGTTGAGTTCTCGGTTACGCCCCGAAATGCTACTGCTACAACCGTAAAGCAGGTGATACACCCGGTAGATAAAAAACGTAAGCCGGCATTGCTGGCTTATTTAATTGGGCACAATAATTGGAAGCAGGTGTTGGTGTTTAGCCGAACCAAGCATGGTGCTAATAAGTTAGCGCGATTCTTGGAGGAGCAAGGCATAAACGCCGCCGCAATTCATGGCAATAAAAGTCAGGGTGCGCGTACTAAGGCGTTAGCGGAATTTAAGCAAGGTAAGGTTCGCGCGTTGGTGGCAACTGATATCGCTGCAAGGGGGTTAGATATTGATCATCTTCCTCATGTTGTGAATGTTGATTTGCCCAATGTTTCCGAAGACTACGTGCATCGGATTGGTCGCACTGGTCGCGCGGGCGCGTCAGGCGAAGCGATATCCTTGGTCAGTGCGGACGAGTTTGATTGTTTGGCGGGCATAGAGCGCTTGATTAAAAAGTTAATTCCGCGTGAATTGGTGGACGGTTTCGAGCCCGTCCATGACCTGCCCGAATCTAGGCTTGATACACGGCCTTTTAAGCCTAAAAAGCCTAAGAAGCCTACGAGCGGGCATCGCGACGGCCAGCGTTCTGGCGATGTTGCACGCGGCCGGCGTACGGGCGGTGGCGATGGTCGCAGCGCTTCAGGGAAACCGGCTGGTGGAGGCCGTGATTCTCGCAAGCCAAGTGGGGCTGGCGCGAGCGCAAAACCTAGTGGCGGTCGACGCAGTGCTGGCGCTAGCAAGCCGAGTAATAATGGCCCTTCTGGCAATCGTTAG
- a CDS encoding YciI family protein, producing the protein MAQYFMSYIGGNQPSSPKEGQKHFAQYQEWLASLGESLVSPANPLKGTSVVSPGGEVSVGGVTGMSGYSIVQAESIEAALEMAKACPFLDIGGSLEVSELVQMPSAK; encoded by the coding sequence ATGGCGCAATATTTTATGAGTTACATCGGCGGTAATCAGCCGTCCAGTCCAAAGGAAGGGCAGAAGCATTTTGCTCAATATCAAGAATGGCTGGCGTCTTTAGGTGAATCGTTAGTCAGCCCTGCCAACCCGTTAAAGGGCACATCTGTGGTATCTCCAGGCGGTGAGGTTAGTGTGGGCGGTGTTACGGGGATGTCCGGGTATTCTATCGTGCAGGCTGAATCTATTGAGGCGGCGCTTGAAATGGCAAAGGCATGCCCCTTTTTGGATATTGGGGGTTCGCTAGAAGTGTCTGAACTCGTTCAAATGCCGAGTGCAAAGTAA